The following proteins come from a genomic window of Pseudomonas cichorii:
- a CDS encoding PAS domain-containing sensor histidine kinase gives MSLDKTRLSRWLGRSDAPTAPQPVPATVEPEPIGADLYLLLDDEGRVQSVSQHLLSRLGVSAQHVVMQRLMNLLLPNSALVIEGVPSEWVGHMLDLDFKSADAHTLHARGWVQAHGKGWLLQLLDISDLMEEASAARIRQQCLRLAGQIAEKIRVCTLERLAAVVTEQLEELAQLWHIPCVALALPEINGVGWRVYAQYHAHTAPELWQVGQRLGVELDRLDANISHQLAFGPGTGFAQLQSAFGNADGFVMPHSRDRVAKAWLMFGFYNAQQQAPDLGEREWLNLCSALAGPVLFRLSEQHNRHHVERLAVLQDLLGTGWWELLPDSDEILLAPQLARSLRLSDRVDRLPRQDWLAMIHPADRQELSTRLVLLRDKGTPMLLCVRLLQADPAQENIWFRIQGQALISGQVQRVLGFMLDVSDIKNQETEAAAAHARLGNLIASSPAVIYVQRYDQGNLEPSFFSDSLTPLLGWTLADCVDGQLAGYIHHDDQDIWFDRSRQLLREGFVSRRYRLRDKKGDYHWLLDEARLLRDDLGIPVEAVGLWLDVTDATLAAEQVRKSEERYRILVEDSPAMICRYTPDLVLSFGNRPLANYMECTPEQLTGINLGDWLSDEQREAFKKRIGLLTPEAPMSTEEICIELPGREYAWWVWADRGVFDEDGKLIEIQAVGRDNTDVRRSRMQLNQSAKMATLGEMATGLAHEINQPLNVMRMAVVNVLKRLGKGDIDIDYLTEKLNRIDTQVQRAARVVDHMRVFGRRSEIEEQLFNPIQAVEGTISMLSEGMKGKGVQIRIGEMCATVQVRGHVDQLEQVLINLMVNARDALLSRREKDRDFEPWIGLGVEEDENIIRLSVQDNGGGIDPRLLERIFEPFFTTKPVGVGTGLGLSVSYGIVDQMGGQLSVSNVDEGARFQIELPIFKHT, from the coding sequence TTGTCCCTTGATAAAACCCGTTTGAGTCGTTGGTTGGGGCGTTCCGATGCGCCGACGGCCCCGCAACCTGTGCCAGCGACAGTCGAACCCGAACCGATTGGCGCCGACCTCTATCTGCTGCTTGATGACGAAGGGCGTGTGCAGAGCGTCAGCCAGCACCTGCTCTCGCGTCTGGGAGTCTCGGCCCAGCATGTGGTGATGCAGCGCTTGATGAATCTGCTGCTGCCCAACAGCGCCCTGGTGATCGAAGGTGTGCCGTCCGAATGGGTAGGGCACATGCTGGATCTGGATTTCAAGAGTGCCGATGCCCATACCCTGCATGCCCGTGGCTGGGTTCAGGCTCATGGCAAGGGCTGGTTATTGCAGTTGCTGGATATCAGCGACCTGATGGAGGAGGCCAGCGCCGCCCGCATTCGTCAGCAATGCCTGCGCCTGGCCGGGCAGATCGCCGAAAAGATACGGGTCTGCACCCTGGAGCGACTGGCCGCGGTGGTGACCGAGCAACTGGAGGAACTGGCTCAGCTCTGGCACATCCCCTGCGTGGCTTTGGCGCTGCCGGAGATCAATGGCGTCGGCTGGCGAGTCTATGCCCAGTACCACGCCCATACCGCGCCGGAGTTGTGGCAGGTCGGTCAGCGGCTGGGAGTAGAGCTGGACAGGCTGGATGCCAACATCAGCCATCAACTGGCGTTTGGACCCGGTACGGGGTTTGCGCAACTGCAAAGCGCCTTCGGCAATGCCGACGGTTTTGTCATGCCTCACAGCCGTGATCGGGTGGCCAAGGCCTGGCTGATGTTCGGTTTCTACAATGCACAGCAGCAGGCGCCGGACCTGGGCGAGCGGGAGTGGCTGAACCTGTGCTCGGCGCTGGCCGGCCCGGTGCTGTTCCGCTTGTCGGAGCAGCATAACCGCCATCATGTCGAGCGGCTGGCGGTGCTTCAGGATTTGCTGGGCACCGGCTGGTGGGAGTTGTTGCCCGACAGCGACGAGATCCTGCTGGCCCCGCAACTGGCGCGCAGCCTGCGCCTGAGCGACAGGGTCGATCGTTTGCCACGCCAGGACTGGCTGGCGATGATTCACCCGGCCGACCGGCAGGAGCTGTCCACGCGCCTTGTCCTGTTGCGTGACAAAGGCACGCCTATGCTGCTGTGTGTGCGCCTGCTGCAAGCGGATCCCGCACAGGAAAATATCTGGTTCCGCATTCAGGGCCAGGCCTTGATCAGCGGTCAGGTGCAGCGGGTACTGGGTTTCATGCTCGACGTGAGCGATATCAAGAACCAGGAAACCGAAGCGGCTGCAGCCCATGCGCGGCTGGGTAACCTGATTGCCAGTTCGCCAGCGGTGATCTACGTCCAGCGCTATGATCAGGGCAACCTGGAACCGAGTTTCTTCAGCGACAGCCTCACGCCTTTGCTGGGCTGGACGCTGGCCGATTGCGTCGACGGGCAACTGGCCGGGTATATCCATCACGACGATCAGGACATCTGGTTCGATCGCAGCCGGCAGTTGCTGCGCGAAGGCTTTGTCAGCCGTCGTTACCGGCTGCGGGACAAGAAGGGCGATTATCACTGGCTGCTGGATGAGGCGCGGTTGCTGCGTGATGACCTCGGAATACCGGTGGAAGCCGTCGGGCTGTGGCTGGACGTGACCGACGCCACTCTGGCGGCCGAACAGGTTCGCAAGAGCGAAGAGCGCTACCGGATTCTGGTGGAAGACTCGCCCGCGATGATCTGCCGTTACACACCGGATCTGGTGCTCAGTTTCGGCAACCGTCCACTGGCCAATTATATGGAGTGCACGCCGGAGCAATTGACGGGTATCAATCTGGGCGACTGGCTTTCAGACGAGCAGCGCGAGGCGTTCAAGAAGCGTATTGGCCTGCTGACGCCTGAAGCGCCCATGAGCACAGAGGAAATCTGCATCGAGCTGCCCGGCCGTGAATATGCTTGGTGGGTATGGGCCGACCGGGGCGTGTTCGACGAGGACGGCAAGCTGATCGAGATTCAGGCGGTCGGGCGCGATAACACCGATGTGCGCCGCTCGCGGATGCAACTGAACCAGAGCGCGAAAATGGCGACACTGGGCGAGATGGCGACCGGTCTGGCCCACGAGATCAACCAGCCGCTCAATGTCATGCGCATGGCGGTGGTCAACGTGCTCAAGCGTCTGGGCAAGGGCGATATCGATATCGACTACCTCACCGAAAAGCTCAATCGTATTGACACCCAGGTTCAGCGCGCAGCCCGTGTGGTGGATCATATGCGGGTATTTGGACGCCGTTCCGAGATCGAAGAGCAACTGTTCAATCCGATTCAGGCCGTGGAAGGCACGATCTCGATGCTCTCTGAGGGCATGAAGGGCAAGGGCGTGCAGATCCGCATCGGAGAAATGTGCGCCACCGTGCAGGTGCGCGGGCATGTGGACCAACTGGAGCAAGTGCTGATCAACCTGATGGTCAACGCCCGGGACGCCTTGCTCTCGCGTCGGGAAAAGGACCGCGACTTCGAGCCCTGGATCGGTCTTGGCGTGGAAGAGGACGAAAACATCATTCGCCTCTCGGTTCAGGACAACGGCGGCGGTATCGATCCACGTTTGCTGGAGCGTATTTTCGAGCCGTTCTTCACCACCAAGCCGGTGGGCGTCGGCACCGGTCTGGGGTTATCCGTCAGCTACGGCATTGTCGATCAGATGGGCGGGCAACTGAGTGTCAGCAATGTCGATGAGGGGGCAAGGTTCCAGATCGAATTGCCGATTTTCAAACACACCTAA
- a CDS encoding TadE/TadG family type IV pilus assembly protein has translation MPTAFRKFSRRKQKGAAAIEFAVVFVVFFAVFYGVVSYSLPLLMVQSFNAAASEAVRRSVALSPTIANYDTLLVTQARTVLTSQLAWMPAGLNFTASDMTVSYTAGVLTVSIHYPKSKLTRILPVLTLPGIGEVPNLPTNLSARASLQLVP, from the coding sequence ATGCCAACAGCCTTTCGTAAATTCTCCCGGCGAAAACAGAAGGGCGCCGCTGCAATCGAGTTCGCGGTGGTGTTCGTTGTGTTCTTCGCTGTGTTCTATGGCGTGGTGAGCTATAGCCTGCCCTTGCTGATGGTGCAGTCTTTCAATGCTGCTGCCAGTGAAGCGGTGCGCCGCAGTGTGGCGTTGAGCCCGACCATTGCCAATTACGACACCTTGCTGGTTACCCAGGCTCGTACCGTCCTGACCAGCCAACTGGCCTGGATGCCTGCCGGGCTGAACTTCACTGCCTCCGACATGACGGTGAGTTACACAGCGGGCGTCCTGACGGTGAGTATTCACTATCCCAAGAGCAAACTGACCAGAATTCTTCCGGTGTTGACCCTGCCAGGAATCGGCGAAGTACCGAACCTGCCGACCAACCTTTCTGCTCGAGCGAGTCTGCAACTTGTCCCTTGA
- a CDS encoding prepilin peptidase translates to MELLFLLIWFAICAEQDARQRQISNWLTLGGFALALGYLLYSGHTWLGYESTDAGWAFFLAVALTLPGYAMDRLGAGDVKLLSALALASGSLYLLGTFIGAGLAMLTWMAIRQKVWPLMGQRFAQRYLYMNAEATNKHPFSPFLLVGFLLAALCIH, encoded by the coding sequence ATGGAATTACTTTTCCTACTCATATGGTTCGCCATATGCGCAGAACAGGACGCCCGCCAACGGCAGATATCCAACTGGCTGACCCTGGGTGGCTTTGCCCTGGCGCTGGGTTATCTGCTGTATAGCGGCCATACATGGCTGGGATATGAATCAACAGACGCGGGCTGGGCATTTTTCTTGGCGGTGGCGCTGACGCTGCCCGGCTATGCCATGGACAGACTGGGCGCAGGCGATGTGAAGCTGCTGTCAGCGCTGGCTCTGGCAAGCGGCAGCCTGTATCTGCTGGGTACTTTCATCGGTGCAGGACTGGCCATGCTTACATGGATGGCTATACGTCAAAAAGTCTGGCCCCTTATGGGACAACGGTTTGCGCAGCGCTATCTCTATATGAATGCCGAAGCGACAAATAAACATCCCTTCTCGCCCTTCTTACTTGTCGGCTTCCTGTTGGCAGCACTCTGCATCCACTAG
- a CDS encoding type II secretion system F family protein encodes MGLTISAVMFVAAALLLLSNLARQRRNERQVALRLKGQIVRESRIGSWLRLLGDTRLGQRSISLDTETQILLNRIGWRRASKRSLYAACQIGVPFGLCTLVILLQIVFFNAIEQPIMAPVFAFGVGYLIPKRALAAYAKYRQKQVVIEISTFIPLLRILFESGMAVEQALRVLSNEGKDLLPVLSEEIRVILVRVDSGLELGEELRKTAALLAVDEFSDTCVILNQLIHQGGGAMRSLLALKQLLDDRRLTRLQEYISKLSAKMSVVMMVFLFPALLIVLAGPGFTAIGHALSSR; translated from the coding sequence ATGGGCCTGACTATCAGTGCAGTGATGTTTGTAGCAGCAGCCTTGTTGCTGTTGTCCAATCTGGCTCGCCAGCGTCGCAACGAGCGCCAGGTCGCCTTGCGGCTCAAAGGGCAGATAGTACGTGAAAGCCGAATTGGCAGTTGGCTTCGACTGCTGGGCGATACGCGTCTCGGACAGCGCTCGATCAGCCTGGATACCGAAACCCAGATACTGCTCAACCGTATCGGTTGGCGCCGGGCCAGCAAGCGCTCGCTGTATGCGGCTTGCCAGATCGGCGTGCCCTTCGGGCTTTGCACGCTGGTGATCCTGCTTCAGATAGTGTTTTTCAATGCCATCGAGCAGCCGATTATGGCGCCGGTCTTTGCATTCGGTGTGGGTTATCTGATCCCTAAAAGGGCGCTGGCTGCCTACGCCAAGTATCGTCAGAAGCAAGTGGTGATAGAGATCTCTACCTTCATTCCGCTGCTGCGCATTCTCTTTGAGTCCGGCATGGCTGTGGAGCAGGCGCTGCGGGTGCTGAGCAACGAGGGCAAGGACTTGCTGCCGGTGCTGTCCGAGGAAATCCGGGTGATTCTGGTGCGAGTCGATTCCGGGCTGGAGCTGGGCGAAGAGTTGAGAAAGACCGCAGCCCTGCTGGCCGTGGATGAGTTCAGCGATACCTGCGTGATCCTCAATCAATTGATCCATCAGGGCGGCGGAGCCATGCGCTCCTTGCTGGCCCTCAAGCAATTGCTCGACGACCGTCGTCTGACGCGCTTGCAGGAATACATTTCCAAACTGTCGGCCAAAATGTCGGTGGTGATGATGGTGTTTCTGTTCCCCGCGCTATTGATCGTGCTGGCCGGGCCAGGATTTACCGCCATCGGTCATGCCTTGAGCAGCCGGTGA
- a CDS encoding DUF3613 domain-containing protein, translating into MKRIIFSGILVFGLCGDAWAIDEGPSSKAQKQTEAWLQLQVHGNAASPTPQTVTPAERDLSLQRWLETYKHEIPEFYEQKEGGSVSSGGK; encoded by the coding sequence ATGAAGCGCATCATCTTCAGCGGCATTCTGGTTTTTGGTCTGTGCGGCGATGCATGGGCCATCGACGAAGGGCCTTCATCGAAGGCGCAGAAGCAGACCGAGGCCTGGCTGCAATTGCAGGTTCACGGCAATGCGGCTTCGCCCACTCCGCAGACCGTCACGCCTGCCGAGCGTGATCTGAGCCTGCAGCGCTGGCTCGAAACCTACAAGCATGAGATCCCGGAATTTTACGAGCAGAAGGAAGGAGGGAGCGTCTCCTCGGGCGGGAAATAA
- a CDS encoding tetratricopeptide repeat protein, giving the protein MKAAMILLGLLMLGGCASHGATPWMQSAASCPKPTSDQEFTLNMAQNMADEGRLHASLANLETLPDTIEEVRLRKARVLRLLGSREAEPLYRSLLGTCRAAQGEHGLGQLAASRGDNVQAQQHLMRASKLAPTDEKIRNDLGVVYLNQLKLEQARFEFLTAIELRQSDTLAAANLVTLLIYQDNWTQAAELASRAGLTAQQVSDAQVRAEKLKTPVVRQAIPKDQVASSRLSEGAHP; this is encoded by the coding sequence ATGAAAGCAGCGATGATCCTCTTGGGACTCTTGATGCTGGGTGGGTGCGCCAGTCACGGTGCCACGCCCTGGATGCAATCGGCGGCGAGTTGTCCCAAGCCGACATCGGATCAGGAGTTCACGCTGAATATGGCTCAGAACATGGCCGATGAAGGGCGTTTGCACGCCAGCCTGGCCAATCTCGAAACACTGCCTGACACCATCGAGGAAGTGAGACTGCGCAAGGCGCGGGTATTGCGTCTGCTGGGCAGTCGCGAAGCCGAGCCTCTGTATCGCAGCCTGCTGGGCACTTGTCGGGCGGCTCAGGGCGAACATGGCCTGGGGCAACTGGCGGCGTCCCGTGGCGACAATGTCCAGGCCCAGCAGCACTTGATGCGAGCCAGCAAGCTGGCGCCCACCGATGAAAAGATTCGCAATGATCTGGGGGTGGTTTATCTCAATCAACTGAAGCTTGAACAGGCCCGCTTCGAGTTCCTGACCGCCATCGAGCTTCGGCAGTCCGACACTTTGGCGGCGGCCAATCTGGTCACGCTGCTGATCTATCAGGACAACTGGACCCAGGCCGCAGAACTGGCTTCCCGTGCCGGGCTGACGGCACAGCAGGTCAGCGACGCTCAGGTCAGGGCCGAAAAACTGAAAACCCCTGTCGTCAGGCAGGCAATCCCGAAAGACCAGGTTGCGTCCAGTCGTCTATCCGAGGGAGCACACCCATGA
- a CDS encoding response regulator transcription factor produces MNKYSAVKVLVVDDQPLIVEELSDFLENNSYHCIPCHSGAEAVEQFRNDDSIGIVLCDLDMPDMNGIEMVEAMKRAGGKQHLFEAIMLTGFAEKKDVIKALRAGIADYYQKPVDLNELLQGIQTQELALLERQKNLQQLGLLNEKLQYLAASIDDLYKNLDKKQDAPEQDSIEVESKLFAQLSPRQLAVARLVSKGQTNYQIACELGITENTVKLYVSQVLRLTHMHNRTQLALALSPNRQRISAL; encoded by the coding sequence GTGAACAAGTATTCAGCCGTCAAAGTTCTGGTAGTCGATGACCAGCCTCTTATCGTTGAAGAACTGAGCGACTTCCTCGAAAACAACAGCTATCACTGCATCCCTTGCCACTCGGGGGCCGAAGCCGTCGAACAGTTTCGCAATGACGACAGCATCGGCATCGTGCTGTGCGATCTGGATATGCCGGACATGAACGGCATCGAGATGGTCGAAGCCATGAAGCGGGCCGGCGGCAAGCAGCACCTGTTCGAGGCCATCATGCTGACCGGGTTTGCGGAGAAAAAAGACGTCATCAAGGCGCTGCGCGCCGGTATCGCCGACTACTACCAGAAACCCGTCGACCTGAACGAACTGCTCCAGGGTATCCAGACCCAGGAGCTCGCGCTGCTGGAGCGGCAAAAAAACCTGCAACAGTTGGGGCTGCTCAATGAAAAGCTCCAGTACCTGGCGGCATCCATCGACGACCTGTACAAGAACCTGGATAAAAAACAGGACGCCCCGGAGCAGGACAGCATTGAGGTCGAGAGCAAGCTTTTCGCCCAACTGTCGCCCAGACAACTTGCCGTCGCCCGTCTGGTGAGCAAGGGCCAGACCAACTACCAGATCGCCTGCGAACTGGGTATCACGGAAAACACCGTCAAACTGTATGTTTCGCAGGTACTGCGCCTGACCCACATGCACAACCGCACCCAATTGGCGCTGGCCCTGTCACCCAATCGACAACGCATATCAGCCCTGTAG